The sequence AATTTGTCTTTGATGGATCTGCACTTTCATCTGGCATAACCTCATCctgatataatcctgatacacaATATGCATGAAGTAACCAGGTGTAAACGTGGTCTTGGAAAATGTGATTAAATCCCCTTTAAGAAAACTGGTTGCAACCACTTACTATCAGCTCACAATTACTCATTTAAATGATAGGATATTTGTTTATCATTCACTGCATTTACATCCAGCGTGTACCCTAATCACCTTTAACCgtttcattcacacacacaaacagtctaCATTAAAACTCACCTTTTATTAtggtaatgttattttatgtcaAATTACAAGTGTATGATGTAACATAAAAACAGTTACAAACATTTGTAtgcatatttacattatatatttatgaaACGTAACAAGCTACATCTGTATAAAGAAAATACAACTATGACATGAGTTACTGAACTATAAATATTACATCATATACTTGGTATTTTCAAACCATGATACAAATACCTAGACGTGTATAAACCAATACAACCATAGCAAGAGCTGTTAAGTTTTCGGATGGAAATTATGATGGACGTGAGGCACTTTTTCGAGGTTGTCAGTGGGTGAAGCCAATGGCACTAAAACTTAGAGATGCAGATAAAGAAACAGGCAGTGTTCATACTGGAATCATCAGAGTACCATTTATACTGCAATTACcataaacacaaatgtttttcacaacTTAGAACTAATCACGTGAGCTTTACATCATCAAGCGCTATGCAAAGGAAAGAAGCCTAGCTACATACATCAGTGCACCAAAGCATCGGAGAACTCCAAAGAAACCACTGAACTGCTGCGAAAGTAGCTGTTTTTTTAGATCACACTGAAATGACTCATTTACATACGCAATTCTTCTAAACTAAACAGTAAAGAATGTTCATCTTTTATGCATTCCAGAGTTATGCACAATGtccaaaaaaatcataataataaaaacgatACACTAGCAGCAAGTGGTTAAAACTGAAGACAGATAAATGCTAAGTTAATGGCCGGGTGGAGAGAGAATGGAAGGTAAGAAAGAAAACAGACAGGTTGCATATTAAATACAGCACATTACATGTGGTCGCCCAGTGCTGGTCAACGCAGAATGAAACTAGGTATTATTAGTATTCGTCTAACGATAGAATCGTATGAATGTAGCCTATTCTACAATTTGCTTCTCAGCCAGCAAGTTTTGTTAAGGTTTTAATCAAACCTTGGTTCAGCTTGCAATACAAAATGCAATCCAATGACAATACAGGAAAGACGTAAATAAAGAAGGAGTGGATGAACATAAAAACATGggtgacaaaaacaaacaacgAAAAAACAGATCAAAGAACACAACTGAgatcaatattatatatatttatatatcaaagAACTATATAATGTTTTAACAGTCATCCATATCTGAATTTTATTTATCCTCTCAATGCAAAATTAGTGATTGTTTCTAGCAGCTTCATATgacaaaaccttttaaaaatggaCTGTCACTATTATACCGCATTAGCTTCCTAGCCTTCTTTTTGCAATACAAAACTAGAGAGAATCTCTATTAAAAGCCCAACCATTTTCATCATGTACTCCCTCTACTTTCAATGTGAAATAATACTAAAAGGTGACCTATGTACATAATGCTGTCAAACTCAAGCTATAATATATACTGACAGCGGTGATAAATACAACTCTCTCTTAAAAATTTGAATGGGATTATTATTGTTGCTTAAATATAGTGTTATGTATTTacatagggttttttttttttttactcaagttTGGTACCAAGTTTAACATCTGCTATATTAAAGTGTCACATCACAGACTGGTATGAAGAGGTCTAAGTGTTTCTCATGGAAATAGTTGCATAGAAAGTAAAGTGGATGTAAAGTGTAGCTGTACAGAGCATAGGGAGATATGCAGGACAGGTCTTACTGGGACTGCTTATTTATACTGGCCTCTTAGTAGTATAGTGGGTGCGATTTTCCTGCTAACAGGAATATAAGCTTGCTTTTGTTTGTGTGATAAACCTTTTAGTGTAGACTGGACCCAGGGCTAAACTGCCTGACGTTCAACTGAGTTTCTTAATGCTTTGTGAATGCGAAAGGCCGAGCTTAATCAAACACATGATTTCTTTTCTCTAGTTAAAAACAAAATCTTCAAAATCCTTTTGAATTATAGTTACTGACTGACATGATTTATCATCATCTTTGCTGTGGCAGTTTTGTGTTCGGGAGGTTTGCATGTGGGATGTGGTTTGTGGTTTGCGtgggctcttttttattttttttataaacggtCTGGCATCAAGAATTTCATTTACACAAGCTCTCCaaacaaagacagaaagaaagaaataagtacaaataaaCTACATGCTGTATGGAATACATGTGTAGATGGAGCTGTAACCAAAGCTTGGAAATTAGTGCTTCTTTGAGGGGTGCTTTGTACGAAGAACAATCCAACCAAATAATACAGGGTTATCCTATTTAAAACGCAATATAAGTGCCTTGTTTAACAATGAAAAATGGACACCCTTTAACCATGATCGTAAGAATTTGTAAAATATTGtcagtcaatttaaaaaaaaaaaagaaaaacttgctGGTTGAGCACAATTTCAgctcaaaaataattaaaagccgAAAAGAACCCAGTTTCACTCTGACAAATGCAATTAAATTGAGAAGTTGAAAGGGGAAAAAAGTCTGCAAATTTCTGCAATTGGTCTCTGACTAGATTGCAAGATATCACCATCAATCTTATTGTGGAAAATGTTTGTTGACCTGGGAATAAAGAACTTCATATACCACAGCTGTCGTACCACAACCACTGTATGCTGGAATGAGGAAACCGACTCGTGTGGTCCGAATAGTTTTGCCAATTACACGAGAAAGGTGTCATTTTAAACATTAGCACAATTCATTACAAAATTCATTATGTCACACTAGCATTTCAAAAAAGAAATGACGTTACTGTCTTTTACAAAACAATGAAAGAAAAGCGGGTAAAACAAACTGCGTACACACCCATCACAGAAAACAAAATCaatctgaactcctaaaacttgatcaaagtgtttttcttttttcgttAAATGTACCATTAGAATTAATGAGGATTACCTTTCATGGGAGAACATATCTAGTgcactttttgttgtttttgtctatAATTACACGGTCAGCAAATGCTCAAGTCGAAAGAAAAGGCCACTTTTACCCTACTGCAAATTCACGAAAAGCAAGAAAATATCCCTTTTAGCATACCCATACAGCAGAGCCTCTGTATGCACAACcaaatgttttgttttctttgttataGATTTGATCTCTGTACAAAAGACAATAATATTCCTTCACAAAGGTTACACAATATCTGTAATGACAGTCTGAGACATggtgacttgttttttttctatgttgtgtgattttttttttccattttcttttttttttttttgcatgtttgagtGTTTAGTGATCTCTCCAAGTTCATTTTTGTAAACGCCTTTCCTCATGTTATGAGCTCCGTGCCGCAGCTCTCGAGAGCCCGAGAAGACCACCTGACGGGTGTCTGCTTCCGCTGCTCTCAGCCAAATCAAATCTCCAAAGCCTCCAGCGGCGGGTGGGAGAACACCTCACCTGCCTGAAGgtgaatgaaaaaaacaatgcCGGCGGTTTTCCACGTGGCCGTTGGTGTAGTTGGGATGGCGTGGCTGGACTCATCCGGCGGCCTTGTGCTTCCCCCCGCAGCAGTGGCAGGCCTCTCCGCAGTGGTGGCAGGCCCGCAGGGGAGGGTAGCAACACATGCACGGCGCAATGAGGGACAGACCCAGCAGGGCCAGCCAGCGCAAGCAGAACTGCTCTTCGCTGGTGTCGCAAGAGCACGGGTCCGAGAAGTCGCCCTCCGAGTCAGACATGCAGTGGTAAAGCATGCTCTCGGCACACAGCATGCAGCTGACTTTGTATATGCACTGCTTTATGGGGTCTGGCGCGTCCTGGCACTGACCCCGCCAGTTATCCTCGTGGTTGAACATCTCGCGGCAGTAGATGCAGCGCGACCGTTCGCCGTCCTCCCTGCGTCTCCTTGACTTCTTGGACTTGAGCAGAGGGGAGGGTTGCTGGGTTTTAATAGAGTCCTTGCCGCCTGGGTGAGTTTCCGGCCCTTCCGGAAACAAGTACTCACTTTTCTTGTTGTCTAGTTTGGAAAAGGTGGTGGAGAAATCTCCATCGTCTCGCTCCATGTCCTGCTTCCACATGACAGGGTGACGATAGTCCTCATAGCCCCGGATAAGAACGTCCTTGCGTGGGTTAATGCGAACCACCTCCTCGTCATCCATGTGAAAGCTTACGTGGCGTGTGGTGTTAAAGGAGACCTGCCAAGATGgacagcaaagaaaaaacaacactATAGATGAATACTTTCTCAGTTTAGAAAACAATAaattttgttatattattgttaaaaaaacatcTCTATTAATTTTACtaagcaattattattattattattattattattattattattatcaaataaaaataaacaatgtaaGATCAGCAAGATTAGCATAatggttttatatttatattagcagGGTCaatcattaaaacaaaaaaaggatcGTTTACAAATTGCAATGCTATTTTTCACTTAAACTTTTGTGGAGGATgacaaaataaatacatgtatacaGTGATATGCACAGCCAACTATCTAGTAAAAACCATTTGTAGTTACATTTCTACAATCTTTGTCCAATTTTAATGACTTTCGTATCAGAAACtaaattcagaaactaaagtcgtctttacatagaaaaaaaaaaaaaaaaaagaaaaaacctgCTAATGCATTATTAGGCTCACTAAAAAGAGGAAAATATTACAGGAAATTAGGGTCAAAGAAATTGGAGTGTGTTTCAAAGATAACTGGTGGAACAGATCAGTGTGTCGTACAGCACCAAGAAGCACAAGAGACACTGTTCGAGCCAAATGTGTGAATCACTTATACTCGGGGACAAGTTTCCATTACTTAAGactcatagctccagtgcaaaaacCAAACAAGCAATTTTCACCCACACAGGTCTTTGATGAATGACTTTAACTGAGGTAAGATTACAGTGAGGTATCAACTGACCTGGGGGGGCAGGTAGCGGCGATTGGGGCTGGGGAACTCATCGAAGGGCTGAGCACGCACATAACAGCCTCGGAAAGGCTCGGTGGACACCACTCCGCCATGGGGGGAGAAGGGCTCTCTCATAGGTGTGCAGATGGAGGGGGGATCCTGATTAACCTGgtgatgagaagaaaaaaaagtgtgttatTTAAGCCCCTCAGAatcaaaaacatacaaacaaaacactTCAATTTAAAAGCACCAAGACTGAAGCACATtcattttaaacacctttttttagCCAATACAGGATCTGCCTCGAGGGCAGAAGCCATTGCTTATGCTAAACAATGCTGTTAGCATCCACCAGGTGGAGCCCTATGTTCAGAAACTGCATAAATAAAGGACGACTCAAACATCTTCTGTTGAGTGCTGAGTTCCTGTCCTTGCATGTGTTCCTTGCATGCGTTCCCAGAAGCATTTTTATTAGTGCTGATACTACAGTACCAAAATGGGTTGATCAAATGAGCAACCCCAATGTGCTAAACTACGAAATGCAGGGCTTGATAGCACCAACTGATAGTTTCTAAGCATTGATCTCATTCAATGAGATCAATGCTTATCCAGAAGATTTCACTTTTTAAAAGAGTGTACATTTACAAATAACCCAAAGGATCTGCTTATTTTTCCCAGACTTCATGAAATCCAGTATACTTAATCAATCTGATTTTAAATTTGGATTGAAAACACAAACACTAAAGCTTCAGAAAGTTACAGAAATGTTACTTAAAAGACGTAAACACAGTAAAGGCAAAACTGAGGGCAGCAGGGAGGGAGTCTGCCATGAGTCTGGGCAGCAGAAGCCTGCAGTTAGGCCTGACCAGCTCCACCACAACACAGAGAAGCAGGAAGTTTCCAAAAAACACAAGGAAGTGGGGAAATATCACAAGGCTCGAAAATTGATATCTAAATTACAGCATGCACTTCGCTGCAGTCACATGAGCATGTCGCTCTCAGGgaaagctgcacacacacacacacacacacccatacagacacacacacacacaccccatcaccacaaccaccaccacccacGTCCAGGTTTTTCTCCTCTCTGCATGTGGAGGAGGCTGCTGGCACTGGTTAGTCAGTGCCGTGTGTAAAGTAGCCCACGCCAGTGTTTTAACGCACAGCGGAAATCTGGTTTGCTCCCAGCTGCTGCTACAGTAATTACTGTCCTGTGGTTGCTAAGAGATGCTTCCtttgacttctttttttttcttccttctccccctctccctctctttttcttctttttttttctctctctcctgttttcactgtgtgtctttctttctcttgacacacacgcacatgctcTCACTCTCCTTCTCACACACATATGCAGACAGCATGAGCCAGAGCAAAAAGGGAGTGAAGAGCAAGATGGAGAGGAGAAAATGGTTGGTGCATGCATGTGTGCGCGCGAGCGTGTGAGCGAGGGAAGAGAGAAAGCACGGCCAATGGGTCTGCTGGGGGAATGTCATAAACCAGCTCCAGCTGGAGAAACGCAGTCCAGAACTTAAAAAGCCAGatgacagctgtgtgtgtgtgcgtgtatgtaggtgtgtgtacgtgtgtgtgtgtgtgtgtgtgtgtgtggtgggaggAAGGGAGGCAGTTGAAATGGGAACCAGACTTGGAGCTCCTTTTAAAGCCCTCGATGCAGAGTGGCCTGAGCCCCAGCATATGCAGGGGCAAATCTGGTTGTGATCTGCACACAGAGGTCTGCGGGAGATAAGCACTGAGAGCTGGCAGGATACCAGCAGGAGGAAAGCTAgcttgctcactcactcactcttgctctctctctctttctttctttctttttctccctctctctctggctcCAAAACCTCTCAAGCAAACACAGCCTGCACTCTCAAAAGGCCTCCCTATTCATGGCATGGCATGTGTGCACAGGTCTGCTTATCAAATACAAACTCAAGCATTATATCTGTTTTCCTTATGGGCCCACTTTCTCAGAACTTCTCAATAAGAAACACTTTCAGGGTGTTGCACTGAGgcacacatttttacacagtcACTTAACTGAAGTTATTTTTAAAACTATTGTAAAGCTATTCAGTTTATCCGATTTTGAGGCATCCAGCAGGGCTCTATATTTGGGTCATTTAAACTGATATAAATTAGTACAGACATGGAACAAACTGCCAACAGTGGGCTTAGGCTACATACAGAGgttaaaaagtttaaggggttaacCCAACATAACCAAAAGAGCGAACAAGACACATCCCTCCCTCCACAGCCCCCAACTCCCCAGGCCCTTAGCCCCAGGATTACTGCCTCCCCACAAGATGATTTGCCTGTACACAACTTACTCGCTAAGGGGAGGGAGGGGAGAGACGGCAAACAAATTCTTGGCTCTAAGTAACATGGCTGCAATCACACCAGGAAAGCATACTCAACTCCCAGCAGCCAAATCTTCAGGCATTTCCATCTATTCAAAACAAGGGAGCAATTCATCTTATCTGTGCTCTCTTTATTCCGAGAGCAGACCGAGTTTTGCAATTATTTCTCCTTAAACAGCGCCCGCACAGTACAGATCCGGATTGGAAAACTTCTGAAGTCAACTGGAGGATTGTGAATCTCAGTtcatggtcaaaaaaaaaaaaaaaaagttgagagagATGATAACCGAACCAGTCAGAAGGTTTTACTCAGATAAATACAGATTAAAAACTTCTTCTCTCCCGAAATAATATGTTTTAGGGTATGTTTCAATCAAAAATGTGCCTTCAAAAAGGCCACCATCCACAGTCACTGTTTACTGCCACATGTCTGGTTCATTGGTGAACCTGTGAATGCACCAAAACATGCTCGTTCTGAATGCTTCCATGCCATTTCGGAGGCAGTGAGCTAGCTGTTCTGTTGtggagtgagagcgagagagtgactAAGTGTTGTGCTGTGTCCTAGGTCTATAACCCCAGTGCTCTGCTGGTGAATCACCATGGCTACATCCTCAGTGCCTCAGTGCATCCCTCCTCTACTCTCCTGCCGCCTAGCAACAGCAGTGCCATTGGACCTGATGTATCACTGATCCCAGGTAATCTCCGCAGGATTCACAGGTTTGCAGCCCTTTCTTCTATGAATGGAGTCAAATTTCAGGAGAATTGAGGAGGGGGAGATTGGCGAAATTTGACATGGCATttggaaaaacttaaaaattggAGATGACTATGAACGATTATGACcatctccttaaaaaaataaaaataaaggtgaaataatgatttatttgAACCCTTTATCAGCattcaaataaattatttaactaTTCCATAAAGTCAAATCTCATGACAGATGTTATATGCAGTCATGTGTTGAATTATGTAATAATTAATTACATTCACCAATCTGAAAAGTGACGCATCTCCACTACCGGTCACAGTCATAATCACTGACTGTAAAAACATGGACACTGGggttcttttattttctgttctataaaTATAAAGCCAAAACTGTCCACCATGTTGTTAAATTTCCTATCTAAGTCTGCACAGTATACCCTCCCCTTCTCCCAGACCAAGTGTGTTTTAGACcaccttcattcattcattaagttACAGTgcaggctaaaaaaaaaagtcaaataacaAATTTAAAgagaaatatagccgcaagcggcaatcatcgggttcaagcaccaacttgcacaatggtgcctactggagcattgaatggtgatgtgtaagaaggtctaatatgattggagatgccctgtcacatttagaaattatcaagtttttcacctgttattaatgttgagcagaggcctttcaacctgatcagtgcttaaattcacatgtaaatctagtgaactttgtaggatattcattaagtgagttagaactagtcaaaaggtgtctacatgttattggtattgatcaggtggcttcaaccagaatgttcacaaagtggtattcagattgacctttgaacctttgcagaacaagctgaaatgtttgaccaaacaagtttaaattaacacaaaggagtgaatgttctgatatgacatgtaattacgaagttattataaatctagttctgaattaaatggcgcttcatcaagcaccaactagcacaatggtgcctactagagcataggatggtgatgtgtaagaaggtctaacacaattggagacattctgtcacatttaaaatgatcaaaagtctttcacctgttattaatgttgagaagaggcacaaaggagtgaatgttctgatatgacatgtaatgtcaagttattcttaatctagttctgtattaaatggcgcttcatcagagtgatattgtacagaggtctttaacattgtgagattacagcaaatactgcagagttacagcaatttaggttagaaattccaaggacgcacagattgcttgatgcctggagagtattgtatgtgaaattttcacaaatgtttttaatgaacatttacctagagactctacagtgtgcagcaagactgaaatggaggtgataggccaaatatacagagagtagtttcaatatagctattttcaaacaattagcaattatgaatgaacaaagcactttttaaacatagttgtattgagaaatttgtcagagccactgtactaaatatggcaaaaacaattagatgtcaaaatagtacagcatgattgacatatactcgtttttttggaacagcgccccccagtgggcggattgtttcagcactttgcaggtcactacagtgtctccacctgaacataactgccaaatatcatccagattgggcaacattcagcctgccaaaatgtctgctgaatgctgattggctgatggtgttcagccatgttgattgattaagttgccctttgaacatcctttagaggctgtatgatagattctgcatgcaaagtttcaacttgctaggttgcacggttgctgagaaacagtgctccaaatttacctcttgaagtgaatggggcatatatccggaaggactaatttgcatatggcggccatattgtttacatatttcaactttttcttaatgaatattgaagcgcatgctctcacgagtgttttgataccaaacatgccaggattggtcaaaattcctaggactagtttgcaaaagtaggttttgcatattatgcaaattagcaaaaaatctatatagacggaagtgcatggtccaaattggaaagttgttggtattgacccaaggaatccatcaaaaaaagaattttgaatgtaggtcttatggtttttgagttattgagaaaattgtgaaaaatgaatttccttgtttatagcgccaccacttgaccaatcggtgccatttttgttgtccaccgagatgcactgatcctacatctacctaccaagtttcatttctctatgacttacggtttaggctgcacaactgtttttacaggagaaaaagaataataataataataatatagccgcaagcggcaatcatcgggttcaagcaccaacttgcacaatggtgcctactggagcattgaatggtgatgtgtaagaaggtctagtatgattggagatgccctgtcacatttagaaattatcaagtttttcacctgttattaatgttgagcagaggcctttcaacctgatcagtgcttaaattcacatgtaaatctagtgaactttgtaggatattcattaagtgagttagaactagtcaaaaggtgtctacatgttattggtattgatgaggtggcttcaaccagaatgttcacaaagtggtattcagattgacctttgaacctttgcagaacaagctgaaatgtttgaccaaacaagtttaaattaacacaaaggagtgaatgttctgatatgacatgtaattacgaagttattataaatctagttctgaattaaatggcgcttcatcaagcaccaactagcacaatggtgcctactagagcataggatggtgatgtgtaagaaggtctaacacaattggagacattctgtcacatttagaaatgatcaaaagtctttcacctgttattaatgttgagaagaggcacaaaggagtgaatgttctgatatgacatgtaatgacaaagttattcttaatctagttctgtattaaatggcgcttcatcagagtgatattgtacagaggtctttaacattgtgagattacagcaaatactacagagttacagcaatttaggttagaaattccaaggacgcacagattgcttgatgcctggagagtattgtatgtgaaattttcacaaatgtttttaatgaacatttacctagagactctacagtgtgcagcaagactgaaatggaggtgataggccaaatatccagagagtagtttcaatatattttcaaacaattagcaattatgaatgaacaaagcactttttaaacatagttgtattgagaaatttgtcagagccactgtactaaatatggcaaaaacaattagatgtcaaaatagtacagcatgattgacatatactcgtttttttggaacagcgccccccagtgggcggattgtttcagcactttgcaggtcactacagtgtcaccacctgaacataactgccaaatatcatccagattgggcaacattcagcctgccaaaatgtctgctgaatgctgattggctgatggtgttcagccatgttgattgattaagttgccctttgaacatcctttagaggctgtatgatagattctgcatgcaaagtttcaacttgctaggttgcacggttgctgagaaacagtgctccaaatttacctcttgaagtgaatggggcatatatccggaaggactaatttgcatatggcggccatattgtttacatatttcaactttttcttaatgaatattgaagcgcatgctctcacgagtgttttgataccaaacatgccaggattggtcaaaattcctaggactagtttgcaaaagtaggttttgcatattatgcaaattagcaaaaaatctatatagacggaagtgcatggtccaaattgga is a genomic window of Astyanax mexicanus isolate ESR-SI-001 chromosome 14, AstMex3_surface, whole genome shotgun sequence containing:
- the spred1 gene encoding sprouty-related, EVH1 domain-containing protein 1 produces the protein MSEESANPNNDDSYARVRAVVMTRDDSSGGWLPLGGGGLSCVSVHKVSRPDTDSSSGVDFLIQGERLKDKSVVLECNIKRDLVYNKVTPIFHHWRIDNKKFGLTFQSPADARAFDRGIRRAMEDIKQGCPVYSDSDTPEDGLQVNQDPPSICTPMREPFSPHGGVVSTEPFRGCYVRAQPFDEFPSPNRRYLPPQVSFNTTRHVSFHMDDEEVVRINPRKDVLIRGYEDYRHPVMWKQDMERDDGDFSTTFSKLDNKKSEYLFPEGPETHPGGKDSIKTQQPSPLLKSKKSRRRREDGERSRCIYCREMFNHEDNWRGQCQDAPDPIKQCIYKVSCMLCAESMLYHCMSDSEGDFSDPCSCDTSEEQFCLRWLALLGLSLIAPCMCCYPPLRACHHCGEACHCCGGKHKAAG